A DNA window from Hoplias malabaricus isolate fHopMal1 chromosome 5, fHopMal1.hap1, whole genome shotgun sequence contains the following coding sequences:
- the LOC136697527 gene encoding histone H3, which produces MARTKQTARKSTGGKAPRKQLATKAARKSAPATGGVKKPHRYRPGTVALREIRRYQKSTELLIRKLPFQRLVREIAQDFKTDLRFQSSAVMALQEASEAYLVGLFEDTNLCAIHAKRVTIMPKDIQLARRIRGERA; this is translated from the coding sequence ATGGCAAGAACTAAACAGACCGCCCGTAAATCCACCGGTGGCAAAGCCCCGAGGAAGCAGCTGGCCACTAAGGCTGCTCGGAAGAGCGCCCCGGCCACCGGTGGCGTGAAGAAGCCTCATCGTTACAGGCCCGGCACCGTGGCTCTCCGGGAGATCCGCCGCTACCAGAAATCAACCGAGCTCCTCATTCGCAAGTTGCCTTTCCAGCGCCTAGTGCGTGAGATCGCTCAGGACTTTAAAACCGACCTCCGCTTCCAGAGCTCCGCTGTCATGGCGCTCCAGGAGGCCAGCGAAGCTTACTTAGTTGGGCTGTTCGAGGACACCAACCTGTGCGCCATTCACGCTAAGAGAGTCACCATCATGCCCAAGGATATCCAGCTGGCCCGCCGTATCCGCGGAGAGCGCGCATAA
- the LOC136696127 gene encoding histone H2A: MSGRGKTGGKARAKAKTRSSRAGLQFPVGRVHRLLRKGNYAERVGAGAPVYLAAVLEYLTAEILELAGNAARDNKKTRIIPRHLQLAVRNDEELNKLLGGVTIAQGGVLPNIQAVLLPKKTEKAAKTK, encoded by the coding sequence ATGAGCGGCAGAGGGAAGACCGGTGGTAAGGCTAGAGCTAAGGCTAAGACTCGCTCATCCCGTGCTGGACTACAGTTTCCTGTTGGTCGTGTGCACAGGCTCCTGCGTAAGGGAAACTATGCTGAGCGCGTTGGCGCTGGCGCCCCGGTCTATTTGGCGGCTGTGCTGGAGTATCTGACCGCTGAGATTCTGGAGTTGGCTGGGAACGCTGCCCGCGACAACAAGAAAACCCGTATCATTCCTCGTCATCTGCAGCTGGCCGTTCGTAACGACGAAGAGCTCAACAAACTGCTCGGAGGAGTGACTATCGCTCAGGGCGGAGTACTGCCCAATATCCAGGCTGTGCTTTTGCCCAAGAAGACGGAAAAGGCTGCCAAGACCAAATAA
- the LOC136696872 gene encoding histone H1-like, with product MAEFAPAPAAAAPAKAPKMKATTRPKESGPSIGELIAKAVSESKERSGVSLAALKKALVAGGYDVEKNNSRVKVAVKSLVTKGTLLQTKDTLLQTKGTGASGSFKLNKKQAETKKKPAKKKPAFKKPAAAKKPKTVAAKKPAAAAKKSPKKATKPVATKKWPSLPRRQPRDPRRQR from the coding sequence ATGGCAGAATTCGCTCCAGCGCCCGCAGCTGCCGCTCCGGCCAAGGCTCCCAAAATGAAAGCCACCACTCGCCCTAAGGAGAGTGGCCCCAGCATCGGCGAGCTCATCGCCAAGGCTGTGTCGGAGTCCAAGGAGAGGAGCGGCGTGTCTCTTGCCGCGCTGAAAAAAGCTCTCGTCGCTGGTGGCTATGACGTGGAGAAGAACAACTCCCGCGTCAAAGTGGCCGTCAAGAGCCTTGTGACCAAGGGCACGCTGTTGCAGACCAAGGACACGCTGTTGCAGACCAAGGGCACCGGCGCATCCGGCTCTTTCAAGCTCAACAAGAAGCAAGCCGAGACCAAAAAGAAGCCAGCTAAAAAAAAGCCTGCCTTTAAGAAGCCTGCTGCGGCCAAGAAGCCCAAAACAGTGGCGGCAAAGAAGCCTGCCGCCGCTGCCAAGAAATCCCCAAAGAAGGCCACGAAGCCTGTAGCCACCAAAAAGTGGCCAAGTCTCCCAAGAAGGCAGCCAAGAGACCCAAGAAGACAAAGGTAG